One segment of Falco peregrinus isolate bFalPer1 chromosome 4, bFalPer1.pri, whole genome shotgun sequence DNA contains the following:
- the TRIM13 gene encoding E3 ubiquitin-protein ligase TRIM13 isoform X2 has product MDMMELLEEDLTCPICCSLFDDPRVLPCSHNFCRKCLEGILEGNVRNVLWRPSPFKCPTCRKETPVTGVNSLQVNYSLKGIVEKYNKIKVTPKMPVCKVHSGQPLNIFCRTDMQLICGVCATRGDHTKHLFCSIEEAYSQEKRAFETLFQGFETWRCGDALSRLDTLETSKRKALQMLTKDSDKVKEFFEKLQHTLEQKRNEILSDFETMKLAVMQAYDPEINKLNTILQEQRMAFNIAEAFKDVSEPIIFLQQMQEFREKIKVLKETPLPCSSVDITPTMKSFDTSQWNGIKLVDVDKLSLPQENNTLKFKIPSVFSRRFIVNSLICLLILAVTRMSFVESVVDNLQCWKSQFLTISLSYLADTVEIADHAVFYWEQMTDGASLLREKCKNYTLVVLDNVAQFVCKYKLL; this is encoded by the exons ATG GATATGATGGAGCTCCTAGAGGAAGATCTCACCTGTCCCATTTGCTGTAGCCTGTTTGATGATCCTCGTGTCCTGCCCTGTTCACACAATTTCTGCAGAAAGTGTCTGGAAGGAATTCTTGAGGGAAATGTGAGGAATGTCCTTTGGAGACCATCCCCTTTCAAGTGCCCCACGTGCAGGAAGGAAACTCCTGTTACTGGAGTCAACAGCTTGCAAGTCAACTATTCCCTGAAAGGTATCGTGGAGAAGTACAACAAAATCAAAGTAACTCCAAAAATGCCTGTGTGCAAAGTGCACAGCGGGCAACCCCTTAACATTTTTTGCCGGACAGACATGCAGCTGATCTGCGGGGTTTGTGCCACCCGTGGTGACCATACAAAGCATCTTTTCTGTTCTATTGAAGAAGCTTATTCCCAGGAGAAGCGGGCTTTTGAAACCCTGTTTCAGGGCTTTGAAACTTGGCGTTGTGGAGATGCCCTCTCACGGCTGGATACCTTAGAAACCAGTAAGAGGAAAGCTTTGCAGATGCTGACCAAAGATTCTGACAAAGTGAAGGAGTTCTTTGAGAAGCTGCAGCACACACTGGAGCAGAAGCGAAATGAGATTCTCTCTGACTTTGAGACCATGAAGCTTGCAGTGATGCAGGCCTACGATCCGGAAATCAATAAACTGAACACAATTCTGCAAGAGCAACGGATGGCTTTTAACATTGCAGAGGCCTTCAAAGATGTGTCTGAACCCATTATATTTCTGCAACAGATGCAGGAGTTCAGGGAAAAAATCAAGGTGCTCAAAGAAACTCCTTTACCTTGTTCCAGTGTGGACATCACCCCTACAATGAAGAGCTTTGATACCAGCCAGTGGAATGGAATAAAACTAGTTGATGTGGACAAACTTTCCTTGCCTCAGGAAAACAACACTCTTAAATTCAAGATTCCCTCAGTCTTTTCACGAAGATTTATAGTGAACTCTCTTATTTGCTTGCTTATTCTTGCTGTCACCAGAATGTCCTTTGTGGAGTCAGTCGTTGACAATCTACAGTGCTGGAAGTCTCAGTTCCTTACAATTAGCTTGTCCTACTTGGCAGATACAGTGGAGATAGCAGATCATGCAGTCTTCTACTGGGAACAGATGACAGATGGAGCTTCACTTCTAAGAGAAAAGTGTAAGAACTATACATTGGTTGTACTGGATAATGTTGCACAGTTTGTGTGCAAATATAAACTGTTGTGA
- the TRIM13 gene encoding E3 ubiquitin-protein ligase TRIM13 isoform X1 → MVFEMDMMELLEEDLTCPICCSLFDDPRVLPCSHNFCRKCLEGILEGNVRNVLWRPSPFKCPTCRKETPVTGVNSLQVNYSLKGIVEKYNKIKVTPKMPVCKVHSGQPLNIFCRTDMQLICGVCATRGDHTKHLFCSIEEAYSQEKRAFETLFQGFETWRCGDALSRLDTLETSKRKALQMLTKDSDKVKEFFEKLQHTLEQKRNEILSDFETMKLAVMQAYDPEINKLNTILQEQRMAFNIAEAFKDVSEPIIFLQQMQEFREKIKVLKETPLPCSSVDITPTMKSFDTSQWNGIKLVDVDKLSLPQENNTLKFKIPSVFSRRFIVNSLICLLILAVTRMSFVESVVDNLQCWKSQFLTISLSYLADTVEIADHAVFYWEQMTDGASLLREKCKNYTLVVLDNVAQFVCKYKLL, encoded by the exons ATGGTGTTTGAAATG GATATGATGGAGCTCCTAGAGGAAGATCTCACCTGTCCCATTTGCTGTAGCCTGTTTGATGATCCTCGTGTCCTGCCCTGTTCACACAATTTCTGCAGAAAGTGTCTGGAAGGAATTCTTGAGGGAAATGTGAGGAATGTCCTTTGGAGACCATCCCCTTTCAAGTGCCCCACGTGCAGGAAGGAAACTCCTGTTACTGGAGTCAACAGCTTGCAAGTCAACTATTCCCTGAAAGGTATCGTGGAGAAGTACAACAAAATCAAAGTAACTCCAAAAATGCCTGTGTGCAAAGTGCACAGCGGGCAACCCCTTAACATTTTTTGCCGGACAGACATGCAGCTGATCTGCGGGGTTTGTGCCACCCGTGGTGACCATACAAAGCATCTTTTCTGTTCTATTGAAGAAGCTTATTCCCAGGAGAAGCGGGCTTTTGAAACCCTGTTTCAGGGCTTTGAAACTTGGCGTTGTGGAGATGCCCTCTCACGGCTGGATACCTTAGAAACCAGTAAGAGGAAAGCTTTGCAGATGCTGACCAAAGATTCTGACAAAGTGAAGGAGTTCTTTGAGAAGCTGCAGCACACACTGGAGCAGAAGCGAAATGAGATTCTCTCTGACTTTGAGACCATGAAGCTTGCAGTGATGCAGGCCTACGATCCGGAAATCAATAAACTGAACACAATTCTGCAAGAGCAACGGATGGCTTTTAACATTGCAGAGGCCTTCAAAGATGTGTCTGAACCCATTATATTTCTGCAACAGATGCAGGAGTTCAGGGAAAAAATCAAGGTGCTCAAAGAAACTCCTTTACCTTGTTCCAGTGTGGACATCACCCCTACAATGAAGAGCTTTGATACCAGCCAGTGGAATGGAATAAAACTAGTTGATGTGGACAAACTTTCCTTGCCTCAGGAAAACAACACTCTTAAATTCAAGATTCCCTCAGTCTTTTCACGAAGATTTATAGTGAACTCTCTTATTTGCTTGCTTATTCTTGCTGTCACCAGAATGTCCTTTGTGGAGTCAGTCGTTGACAATCTACAGTGCTGGAAGTCTCAGTTCCTTACAATTAGCTTGTCCTACTTGGCAGATACAGTGGAGATAGCAGATCATGCAGTCTTCTACTGGGAACAGATGACAGATGGAGCTTCACTTCTAAGAGAAAAGTGTAAGAACTATACATTGGTTGTACTGGATAATGTTGCACAGTTTGTGTGCAAATATAAACTGTTGTGA
- the TRIM13 gene encoding E3 ubiquitin-protein ligase TRIM13 isoform X3: MMELLEEDLTCPICCSLFDDPRVLPCSHNFCRKCLEGILEGNVRNVLWRPSPFKCPTCRKETPVTGVNSLQVNYSLKGIVEKYNKIKVTPKMPVCKVHSGQPLNIFCRTDMQLICGVCATRGDHTKHLFCSIEEAYSQEKRAFETLFQGFETWRCGDALSRLDTLETSKRKALQMLTKDSDKVKEFFEKLQHTLEQKRNEILSDFETMKLAVMQAYDPEINKLNTILQEQRMAFNIAEAFKDVSEPIIFLQQMQEFREKIKVLKETPLPCSSVDITPTMKSFDTSQWNGIKLVDVDKLSLPQENNTLKFKIPSVFSRRFIVNSLICLLILAVTRMSFVESVVDNLQCWKSQFLTISLSYLADTVEIADHAVFYWEQMTDGASLLREKCKNYTLVVLDNVAQFVCKYKLL, encoded by the coding sequence ATGATGGAGCTCCTAGAGGAAGATCTCACCTGTCCCATTTGCTGTAGCCTGTTTGATGATCCTCGTGTCCTGCCCTGTTCACACAATTTCTGCAGAAAGTGTCTGGAAGGAATTCTTGAGGGAAATGTGAGGAATGTCCTTTGGAGACCATCCCCTTTCAAGTGCCCCACGTGCAGGAAGGAAACTCCTGTTACTGGAGTCAACAGCTTGCAAGTCAACTATTCCCTGAAAGGTATCGTGGAGAAGTACAACAAAATCAAAGTAACTCCAAAAATGCCTGTGTGCAAAGTGCACAGCGGGCAACCCCTTAACATTTTTTGCCGGACAGACATGCAGCTGATCTGCGGGGTTTGTGCCACCCGTGGTGACCATACAAAGCATCTTTTCTGTTCTATTGAAGAAGCTTATTCCCAGGAGAAGCGGGCTTTTGAAACCCTGTTTCAGGGCTTTGAAACTTGGCGTTGTGGAGATGCCCTCTCACGGCTGGATACCTTAGAAACCAGTAAGAGGAAAGCTTTGCAGATGCTGACCAAAGATTCTGACAAAGTGAAGGAGTTCTTTGAGAAGCTGCAGCACACACTGGAGCAGAAGCGAAATGAGATTCTCTCTGACTTTGAGACCATGAAGCTTGCAGTGATGCAGGCCTACGATCCGGAAATCAATAAACTGAACACAATTCTGCAAGAGCAACGGATGGCTTTTAACATTGCAGAGGCCTTCAAAGATGTGTCTGAACCCATTATATTTCTGCAACAGATGCAGGAGTTCAGGGAAAAAATCAAGGTGCTCAAAGAAACTCCTTTACCTTGTTCCAGTGTGGACATCACCCCTACAATGAAGAGCTTTGATACCAGCCAGTGGAATGGAATAAAACTAGTTGATGTGGACAAACTTTCCTTGCCTCAGGAAAACAACACTCTTAAATTCAAGATTCCCTCAGTCTTTTCACGAAGATTTATAGTGAACTCTCTTATTTGCTTGCTTATTCTTGCTGTCACCAGAATGTCCTTTGTGGAGTCAGTCGTTGACAATCTACAGTGCTGGAAGTCTCAGTTCCTTACAATTAGCTTGTCCTACTTGGCAGATACAGTGGAGATAGCAGATCATGCAGTCTTCTACTGGGAACAGATGACAGATGGAGCTTCACTTCTAAGAGAAAAGTGTAAGAACTATACATTGGTTGTACTGGATAATGTTGCACAGTTTGTGTGCAAATATAAACTGTTGTGA
- the KCNRG gene encoding potassium channel regulatory protein, translating to MNNREVVVLSVGGVRFVTWASTLQQFPESRLARMLNNNDREFKLMNGEFFVDRDGTLFSYIMDFLRTLQVSLPTNFSDYQRLQREAEFYGLYTLAELLSQEHLLKPRLEVLEVRFSLHEMQAFFRIFGSCSTTVETLAEQITVFTGQQSGRSWNSPFPSQKSLVPLPLERPSHHDLVFQCGTDYSAGDQFVARYVSIQPDNRKLINGTNVLGLLLDTLLKDGFRLISTRTVSNEEKVECYSFERMKRPAGLTITVDQTPGSSGVTQAKRSQAQKGK from the exons ATGAATAATCGAGAGGTGGTTGTTCTGAGCGTGGGAGGTGTGCGATTTGTAACCTGGGCTTCTACCTTGCAGCAGTTCCCTGAGTCCAGGCTAGCACGGATGTTGAACAATAATGACCGGGAGTTTAAACTGATGAACGGAGAGTTTTTTGTGGACAGAGATGGAACTTTGTTTAGTTACATCATGGACTTCTTGAGGACTCTCCAGGTCTCCTTACCTACTAATTTCTCAGACTATCAGAggctgcagagagaagcagaattCTATGGGCTCTACACTCTGGCCGAGCTCCTGAGCCAGGAACACTTGCTGAAGCCAAGGCTGGAGGTCTTGGAAGTGCGTTTCTCTCTCCATGAGATGCAGGCCTTTTTCCGGATCTTTGGTTCCTGCAGTACCACTGTTGAGACACTGGCTGAACAGATCACTGTGTTCACAGGGCAGCAGTCCGGACGGAGCTGGAACAGcccttttccttctcagaaatCACTCGTTCCACTTCCTTTGGAAAGACCTTCTCATCATGACCTGGTTTTTCAGTGTGGTACGGACTACTCTGCTGGTGACCAGTTTGTGGCCAG gtATGTTTCCATACAGCCTGATAATAGAAAGCTGATTAACGGTACTAATGTGCTAGGGCTGCTGCTTGACACTTTACTCAAAGATGGATTTCGCCTCATAAGCACCAGGACAGTCTCCAATGAAGAAAAAGTCGAATGCTACAGTTTCGAAAGGATGAAGAGGCCAGCAGGCCTTACCATCACAGTGGACCAAACCCCAGGGAGCTCCGGGGTCACACAGGCAAAGAGAAGCCaagcacagaaagggaaataa